One genomic segment of Scophthalmus maximus strain ysfricsl-2021 chromosome 3, ASM2237912v1, whole genome shotgun sequence includes these proteins:
- the cux2b gene encoding homeobox protein cut-like 2 isoform X2, giving the protein MAADVGSMFQYWKKFDLRRLQRELNSVASELAGRQEESEHSHKHLVELSREFKRNVPEEVREMVAPVLKSFQAQVVALNKRSKEAESAFLGIYKQLIEAPDPAPVLEASHTLEERLQQLQSPAPDSSALVREISGHWKKHLECLERTEPTKDGRVVSGAAVTGEAPESSSPASLMTPNSTPAPGAPSSPQPNYQDQAEDRGEEEASADVSLADRLSEAEEKIKVLHSSLNTAQTELLDLRCQYKQEMTKKAGEVDAIMANLEKANQRAEMAQREVERLKLQIASGQSATTGNCHPAVGTSREKIEKGEVLPSQLEAALLAKDTEILRLLENIQRLQFTLQEVQETSANQMLELERQLAYKTEAIERLEAKLQSQIDYEEIKTELSILKVMKLASANGGSSQESAKAAEVLLLDKEAFLPSHKYLVDKARILHNNDDDQSDDAGRETGRPPNSHSSSSQFNGHGSPSPGPPALDGSSSSHDLPRPFSVSPCSGDRHSGDHILHKQLLSPHFKREGLMAFPTALYAAKVALMSATQGSAAASSVDAGLPSDQSESGSSTAGDEDQLDTAEIAFQVKEQLLKHNIGQRVFGHYVLGLSQGSVSEILARPKPWRKLTVKGKEPFIKMKQFLSDDQNILALRTIQVRQRGSITPRIRTPETGSDDAIRNILEQAKKEIQSQRGGDGKSSLHSSSGRSSNGAGSSSDETIKNILEQAKREMEAQQQALMEMEVCGRASTASSGAQVERLGPPERSRGLPLPISIKQEEGGCVTVCMANPVSSPQTPLSVLSPAAFVQNIIRKVKSEIGEAGTYFDQHWSQERGSMGLGGGGSSRPFNSVSPSLSSSSSGPSTLPRPWPRLENGECLPNSEEASAAEDELGLSRPVEVKVESDTSVSGESPGPGPGRLSYYPAYIPRALKPTVPPLTPEQYEMYMYREVDTIELTRQVKEKLAKNGICQRIFGEKVLGLSQGSVSDMLSRPKPWSKLTQKGREPFIRMQLWLLDQLGQSLSQPPNQGHAQDKSPVTAQSSPSPPPSPVDSHPSPQVEPVSLSLESSKENQQPESLGLGLPPHPEGGKPTPSLMALHQTTNPLGIQELVAISSELDTYAITKKVKEVLTDNNLGQRLFGETILGLTQGSVSDLLSRPKPWHKLSLKGREPFVRMQLWLNDPHNVDKLRAMKKLEKKAYLKRRYGLLSTGSDSDSPSTRSECVSPALVSLDLCPYSQVKKARVVLGAEEKEALRKAYLLEPYPSQNTIEMLASQLNLKTNTVINWFHNYRSRMRREVLMEGLPDNDTDAEHHSYSPSVTRSPHSDGEERRLQKPSGHIHSSLPLSANTALPHVKQEAIDREDEGEDVKEGSLKQSRVQCFSTAGPFPQLKSEHEDNAGCRETHLANQSLRHEEGVSSQAQGLYPGAVSIDGPQRASQSRHEGEDAGKSPVDPVSFKASSEPCRSSLEVSLNSPSAASSPGLMMSVSPIPSSSAPISPSLPNPPSTSTNHSLDPNQIPPFQSPKLNRSTLRRNEKMANLNNIIHRLERAANREETLEWEF; this is encoded by the exons gtggTTGCTCTGAACAAGCGCAGTAAGGAGGCAGAGTCTGCGTTCCTTGGAATCTACAAACAGCTTATCGAGGCCCCAG ATCCGGCTCCTGTGCTGGAGGCCTCACACACCCTGGAGGAaaggctgcagcagcttcagagcCCGGCCCCAGACAGCTCGGCCCTGGTGCGAGAGATCAGCGGGCACTGGAAGAAACACTTGGAGTGCCTTGAAAGGACAG AGCCCACAAAGGACGGCCGTGTAGTCTCAGGGGCAGCAGTGACAGGAGAGGCCCCAGAATCAAGCTCTCCGGCCTCCCTGATGACCCCCAACAGCACACCAGCTCCTGGGGCCCCAAGCTCCCCACAGCCCAACTACCAGGACCAAGCTGAGGACCGAGG GGAAGAGGAGGCGAGTGCTGATGTTAGTTTGGCTGACAGACTATCAGAGGCCGAGGAGAAGATCAAGGTTCTGCATTCAT CTTTGAACACTGCACAGACAGAGCTCCTGGACCTGCGGTGTCAATACAAGCAAGAGATGACGAAGAA GGCAGGGGAGGTCGACGCCATCATGGCAAATCTCGAGAAAGCAAACCAG AGAGCGGAAATGGCTCAGAGGGAAGTGGAGAGGCTAAAGCTGCAGATAGCCAGTGGCCAGAGTGCCACCACGGGGAATTGCCATCCAGCAGTGGGTACTAGCAGG GAGAAGATTGAGAAGGGCGAGGTGTTGCCCTCGCAGTTGGAGGCCGCCCTGCTGGCTAAAGACACCGAAATCCTCCGCCTCCTTGAAAACATTCAGCGGCTGCAGTTCACTCTGCAGGAAGTTCAGGAGACGTCGGCCAATCAGATGCTGGAGCTGGAACGCCAGTTGGCCTATAAGACTGAAGCTATTGAG AGATTAGAAGCTAAACTGCAATCCCAGATTGACTATGAAGAGATTAAAACTGAACTCAG TATCCTGAAGGTAATGAAGCTGGCTTCAGCTAATGGCGGCTCGTCTCAG gAGTCTGCCAAGGCTGCAGAGGTTCTATTGCTGGATAAAGAGGCCTTTCTTCCATCTCACAAATACCTGGTGGATAAGGCTCGAATTTTGCATAACAATG ATGACGACCAGTCGGATGATGCAGGAAGGGAGACAGGCCGACCACCCAACTCccactcatcctcctctcagTTCAATGGCCATGGCTCCCCCAGCCCAGGCCCCCCCGCCTTGGAcggctcctcctccagccatgATTTGCCTCGTCCCTTCTCTGTGTCGCCATGCTCCGGGGACCGACATTCAGGAGATCACATCCTCCACAAGCAGCTCCTTTCCCCACACTTTAAAAGGGAAGGGCTCATGGCTTTCCCCACGGCCCTCTATGCAGCCAAAGTTGCCCTCATGTCAGCGACTCAAGGGTCTGCAGCGGCCAGTAGTGTGGACGCTGGCTTGCCCAGCGACCAGTCAGAAAGCGGCAGCTCAACTGCAGGAGACGAGGACCAACTGGACACGGCCGAGATTGCCTTCCAGGTGAAGGAGCAGCTGCTAAAACATAACATTGGCCAGCGCGTGTTTGGCCACTATGTGCTGGGCCTCTCCCAGGGCTCGGTCAGTGAAATCCTAGCAAGACCCAAACCCTGGAGGAAGCTGACTGTGAAAGGCAAAGAGCCTTTTATTAAGATGAAGCAGTTCCTCTCTGATGACCAGAACATCCTGGCACTTAGGACCATCCAGGTCCGCCAGAGAG GGAGCATCACTCCGCGCATCCGAACTCCTGAAACTGGGTCAGATGATGCCATTAGGAATATCCTGGAGCAGGCCAAGAAGGAGATCCAATCCCAAAGGGGAG GGGATGGCAAGTCATCTCTGCACAGCTCATCAGGCAGAAGCAGTAATGGAGCAGGCAGCAGCTCTGATGAAACCATAAAGAACATCTTAGAACAGGccaagagggagatggaggccCAGCAGCAGGCcctgatggagatggaggtcTGTGGTAGGGCCTCGACTGCCAGTTCAGGAGCACAGGTGGAACGTCTAGGGCCCCCAGAACGCTCCAGGGGCCTGCCTTTACCCATCTCCATCAAACAGGAGGAAGGGGGCTGCGTTACCGTGTGCATGGCCAACCCTGTCAGCAGCCCACAAACACCCCTCAGTGTGCTCTCCCCTGCCGCCTTTGTCCAGAACATCATCCGCAAAGTCAAGTCAGAAATCGGGGAAGCGGGCACCTACTTCGATCAGCACTGGTCACAGGAGCGGGGGTCGATGGGGCTCGGTGGCGGAGGTAGCTCTCGGCCCTTCAattctgtctctccttccttgtcgtcctcctcctctgggccCTCTACCTTGCCCCGCCCCTGGCCCCGTCTGGAGAACGGCGAGTGTCTCCCCAACAGTGAGGAGGCCTCTGCTGCTGAGGACGAGCTGGGACTCAGCCGGccggtggaggtgaaggtggagtCGGATACATCTGTAAGCGGCGAGTCCCCAGGACCTGGTCCAGGACGCCTATCCTACTACCCAGCCTACATCCCCCGTGCCCTCAAGCCTACCGTGCCGCCGCTGACGCCAGAGCAGTATGAGATGTATATGTACCGAGAGGTGGACACCATTGAGCTGACCAGGCAGGTGAAGGAGAAGCTGGCAAAGAACGGCATCTGTCAGAGGATCTTTGGTGAAAAG GTGCTGGGGCTTTCTCAGGGCAGCGTGAGCGACATGCTGTCTCGGCCCAAACCCTGGAGCAAGCTAACCCAGAAAGGCAGGGAGCCCTTCATCCGCATGCAGCTGTGGTTACTCGACCAGTTAGGTCAGAGCCTCAGCCAGCCCCCAAACCAGGGCCATGCTCAGG ATAAAAGCCCAGTGACGGCCCAGTCttccccctccccgccccctaGCCCAGTGGATAGCCACCCAAGTCCACAGGTGGAGCCTGTCAGCCTCTCCCTGGAGAGCAGCAAGGAGAACCAGCAGCCTGAGAGCCTAGGGCTGGGGCTGCCCCCCCACCCAGAGGGAGGGAAACCCACTCCCAGCCTCATGGCCTTGCATCAGACCACAAACCCACTGGGCATCCAGGAACTGGTGGCCATATCTTCTGAGCTGGACACCTATGCCATCACCAAGAAGGTCAAGGAGGTGCTAACAGACAACAACCTAG gCCAGCGTCTTTTTGGGGAAACCATCCTGGGTCTGACCCAAGGCTCTGTGTCAGACCTGCTCTCTAGGCCCAAACCTTGGCACAAACTCAGCCTGAAAGGCAGGGAGCCGTTTGTCCGCATGCAGCTGTGGCTCAATGATCCTCACAATGTAGACAAGCTGAGGGCCATGAAGAAGTTGGAGAAGAAAG CCTATCTGAAAAGGCGCTACGGGCTGCTGAGCACTGGCTCGGACAGCGACTCACCCAGTACTCGTTCCGAGTGTGTGAGTCCAGCCTTGGTCTCGCTGGACCTGTGCCCTTACAGCCAGGTGAAGAAGGCCCGGGTGGTGCTGGGAGCTGAGGAGAAGGAAGCCTTGAGGAAGGCCTACCTGCTGGAGCCCTACCCCTCCCAGAACACGATCGAGATGCTGGCCTCCCAGCTCAACCTAAAGACCAACACTGTCATCAACTGGTTCCACAACTACAG GTCCAGGATGCGACGGGAGGTGCTGATGGAGGGTCTGCCAGACAATGATACAGATGCTGAGCACCACAGCTACTCCCCCTCGGTGACGCGGAGCCCCCACtctgatggagaggagaggaggctgcagaAGCCCTCAGGACACATCCACTCCAGCCTTCCTCTCAGCGCCAACACAGCACTGCCTCACGTCAAACAGGAAGCAATAGACAGGGAAGACGAGGGGGAAGACGTAAAGGAGGGCTCCCTGAAACAGTCAAGAGTTCAGTGTTTTTCTACAGCAGGACCATTCCCGCAGCTGAAAAGTGAGCACGAGGACAACGCTGGCTGTCGTGAGACCCACTTGGCTAACCAGAGCCTGAGGCACGAAGAGGGGGTGAGCAGCCAAGCTCAAGGGCTCTACCCGGGCGCAGTCTCCATAGATGGACCCCAAAGAGCCAGTCAGTCCAGGCATGAGGGGGAAGATGCTGGAAAGTCACCCGTTGACCCAGTCAGCTTCAAGGCTTCGTCAGAGCCCTGCCGTAGCAGCCTGGAAGTCTCCCTGAACTCCCCCTCTGCTGCATCCTCACCCGGCCTCATGATGTCAGTCTCCCccatcccttcctcctctgctcccatATCGCCCTCGCTGCCCAATCCGCCCTCAACAAGCACCAATCATAGCCTGGACCCTAACCAGATCCCTCCCTTCCAAAGCCCCAAACTCAACAGAAGCACTCTGAGACGCAATGAAAAAATGGCCAACCTCAATAACATCATCCATAGGCTAGAGAGAGCAGCCAACCGAGAAGAAACACTGGAATGGGAGTTTTAA
- the cux2b gene encoding homeobox protein cut-like 2 isoform X3, with amino-acid sequence MWQRELNSVASELAGRQEESEHSHKHLVELSREFKRNVPEEVREMVAPVLKSFQAQVVALNKRSKEAESAFLGIYKQLIEAPDPAPVLEASHTLEERLQQLQSPAPDSSALVREISGHWKKHLECLERTEPTKDGRVVSGAAVTGEAPESSSPASLMTPNSTPAPGAPSSPQPNYQDQAEDRGEEEASADVSLADRLSEAEEKIKVLHSSLNTAQTELLDLRCQYKQEMTKKAGEVDAIMANLEKANQRAEMAQREVERLKLQIASGQSATTGNCHPAVGTSREKIEKGEVLPSQLEAALLAKDTEILRLLENIQRLQFTLQEVQETSANQMLELERQLAYKTEAIERLEAKLQSQIDYEEIKTELSILKVMKLASANGGSSQESAKAAEVLLLDKEAFLPSHKYLVDKARILHNNDDDQSDDAGRETGRPPNSHSSSSQFNGHGSPSPGPPALDGSSSSHDLPRPFSVSPCSGDRHSGDHILHKQLLSPHFKREGLMAFPTALYAAKVALMSATQGSAAASSVDAGLPSDQSESGSSTAGDEDQLDTAEIAFQVKEQLLKHNIGQRVFGHYVLGLSQGSVSEILARPKPWRKLTVKGKEPFIKMKQFLSDDQNILALRTIQVRQRGSITPRIRTPETGSDDAIRNILEQAKKEIQSQRGGDGKSSLHSSSGRSSNGAGSSSDETIKNILEQAKREMEAQQQALMEMEVCGRASTASSGAQVERLGPPERSRGLPLPISIKQEEGGCVTVCMANPVSSPQTPLSVLSPAAFVQNIIRKVKSEIGEAGTYFDQHWSQERGSMGLGGGGSSRPFNSVSPSLSSSSSGPSTLPRPWPRLENGECLPNSEEASAAEDELGLSRPVEVKVESDTSVSGESPGPGPGRLSYYPAYIPRALKPTVPPLTPEQYEMYMYREVDTIELTRQVKEKLAKNGICQRIFGEKVLGLSQGSVSDMLSRPKPWSKLTQKGREPFIRMQLWLLDQLGQSLSQPPNQGHAQDKSPVTAQSSPSPPPSPVDSHPSPQVEPVSLSLESSKENQQPESLGLGLPPHPEGGKPTPSLMALHQTTNPLGIQELVAISSELDTYAITKKVKEVLTDNNLGQRLFGETILGLTQGSVSDLLSRPKPWHKLSLKGREPFVRMQLWLNDPHNVDKLRAMKKLEKKDITVFPPAYLKRRYGLLSTGSDSDSPSTRSECVSPALVSLDLCPYSQVKKARVVLGAEEKEALRKAYLLEPYPSQNTIEMLASQLNLKTNTVINWFHNYRSRMRREVLMEGLPDNDTDAEHHSYSPSVTRSPHSDGEERRLQKPSGHIHSSLPLSANTALPHVKQEAIDREDEGEDVKEGSLKQSRVQCFSTAGPFPQLKSEHEDNAGCRETHLANQSLRHEEGVSSQAQGLYPGAVSIDGPQRASQSRHEGEDAGKSPVDPVSFKASSEPCRSSLEVSLNSPSAASSPGLMMSVSPIPSSSAPISPSLPNPPSTSTNHSLDPNQIPPFQSPKLNRSTLRRNEKMANLNNIIHRLERAANREETLEWEF; translated from the exons gtggTTGCTCTGAACAAGCGCAGTAAGGAGGCAGAGTCTGCGTTCCTTGGAATCTACAAACAGCTTATCGAGGCCCCAG ATCCGGCTCCTGTGCTGGAGGCCTCACACACCCTGGAGGAaaggctgcagcagcttcagagcCCGGCCCCAGACAGCTCGGCCCTGGTGCGAGAGATCAGCGGGCACTGGAAGAAACACTTGGAGTGCCTTGAAAGGACAG AGCCCACAAAGGACGGCCGTGTAGTCTCAGGGGCAGCAGTGACAGGAGAGGCCCCAGAATCAAGCTCTCCGGCCTCCCTGATGACCCCCAACAGCACACCAGCTCCTGGGGCCCCAAGCTCCCCACAGCCCAACTACCAGGACCAAGCTGAGGACCGAGG GGAAGAGGAGGCGAGTGCTGATGTTAGTTTGGCTGACAGACTATCAGAGGCCGAGGAGAAGATCAAGGTTCTGCATTCAT CTTTGAACACTGCACAGACAGAGCTCCTGGACCTGCGGTGTCAATACAAGCAAGAGATGACGAAGAA GGCAGGGGAGGTCGACGCCATCATGGCAAATCTCGAGAAAGCAAACCAG AGAGCGGAAATGGCTCAGAGGGAAGTGGAGAGGCTAAAGCTGCAGATAGCCAGTGGCCAGAGTGCCACCACGGGGAATTGCCATCCAGCAGTGGGTACTAGCAGG GAGAAGATTGAGAAGGGCGAGGTGTTGCCCTCGCAGTTGGAGGCCGCCCTGCTGGCTAAAGACACCGAAATCCTCCGCCTCCTTGAAAACATTCAGCGGCTGCAGTTCACTCTGCAGGAAGTTCAGGAGACGTCGGCCAATCAGATGCTGGAGCTGGAACGCCAGTTGGCCTATAAGACTGAAGCTATTGAG AGATTAGAAGCTAAACTGCAATCCCAGATTGACTATGAAGAGATTAAAACTGAACTCAG TATCCTGAAGGTAATGAAGCTGGCTTCAGCTAATGGCGGCTCGTCTCAG gAGTCTGCCAAGGCTGCAGAGGTTCTATTGCTGGATAAAGAGGCCTTTCTTCCATCTCACAAATACCTGGTGGATAAGGCTCGAATTTTGCATAACAATG ATGACGACCAGTCGGATGATGCAGGAAGGGAGACAGGCCGACCACCCAACTCccactcatcctcctctcagTTCAATGGCCATGGCTCCCCCAGCCCAGGCCCCCCCGCCTTGGAcggctcctcctccagccatgATTTGCCTCGTCCCTTCTCTGTGTCGCCATGCTCCGGGGACCGACATTCAGGAGATCACATCCTCCACAAGCAGCTCCTTTCCCCACACTTTAAAAGGGAAGGGCTCATGGCTTTCCCCACGGCCCTCTATGCAGCCAAAGTTGCCCTCATGTCAGCGACTCAAGGGTCTGCAGCGGCCAGTAGTGTGGACGCTGGCTTGCCCAGCGACCAGTCAGAAAGCGGCAGCTCAACTGCAGGAGACGAGGACCAACTGGACACGGCCGAGATTGCCTTCCAGGTGAAGGAGCAGCTGCTAAAACATAACATTGGCCAGCGCGTGTTTGGCCACTATGTGCTGGGCCTCTCCCAGGGCTCGGTCAGTGAAATCCTAGCAAGACCCAAACCCTGGAGGAAGCTGACTGTGAAAGGCAAAGAGCCTTTTATTAAGATGAAGCAGTTCCTCTCTGATGACCAGAACATCCTGGCACTTAGGACCATCCAGGTCCGCCAGAGAG GGAGCATCACTCCGCGCATCCGAACTCCTGAAACTGGGTCAGATGATGCCATTAGGAATATCCTGGAGCAGGCCAAGAAGGAGATCCAATCCCAAAGGGGAG GGGATGGCAAGTCATCTCTGCACAGCTCATCAGGCAGAAGCAGTAATGGAGCAGGCAGCAGCTCTGATGAAACCATAAAGAACATCTTAGAACAGGccaagagggagatggaggccCAGCAGCAGGCcctgatggagatggaggtcTGTGGTAGGGCCTCGACTGCCAGTTCAGGAGCACAGGTGGAACGTCTAGGGCCCCCAGAACGCTCCAGGGGCCTGCCTTTACCCATCTCCATCAAACAGGAGGAAGGGGGCTGCGTTACCGTGTGCATGGCCAACCCTGTCAGCAGCCCACAAACACCCCTCAGTGTGCTCTCCCCTGCCGCCTTTGTCCAGAACATCATCCGCAAAGTCAAGTCAGAAATCGGGGAAGCGGGCACCTACTTCGATCAGCACTGGTCACAGGAGCGGGGGTCGATGGGGCTCGGTGGCGGAGGTAGCTCTCGGCCCTTCAattctgtctctccttccttgtcgtcctcctcctctgggccCTCTACCTTGCCCCGCCCCTGGCCCCGTCTGGAGAACGGCGAGTGTCTCCCCAACAGTGAGGAGGCCTCTGCTGCTGAGGACGAGCTGGGACTCAGCCGGccggtggaggtgaaggtggagtCGGATACATCTGTAAGCGGCGAGTCCCCAGGACCTGGTCCAGGACGCCTATCCTACTACCCAGCCTACATCCCCCGTGCCCTCAAGCCTACCGTGCCGCCGCTGACGCCAGAGCAGTATGAGATGTATATGTACCGAGAGGTGGACACCATTGAGCTGACCAGGCAGGTGAAGGAGAAGCTGGCAAAGAACGGCATCTGTCAGAGGATCTTTGGTGAAAAG GTGCTGGGGCTTTCTCAGGGCAGCGTGAGCGACATGCTGTCTCGGCCCAAACCCTGGAGCAAGCTAACCCAGAAAGGCAGGGAGCCCTTCATCCGCATGCAGCTGTGGTTACTCGACCAGTTAGGTCAGAGCCTCAGCCAGCCCCCAAACCAGGGCCATGCTCAGG ATAAAAGCCCAGTGACGGCCCAGTCttccccctccccgccccctaGCCCAGTGGATAGCCACCCAAGTCCACAGGTGGAGCCTGTCAGCCTCTCCCTGGAGAGCAGCAAGGAGAACCAGCAGCCTGAGAGCCTAGGGCTGGGGCTGCCCCCCCACCCAGAGGGAGGGAAACCCACTCCCAGCCTCATGGCCTTGCATCAGACCACAAACCCACTGGGCATCCAGGAACTGGTGGCCATATCTTCTGAGCTGGACACCTATGCCATCACCAAGAAGGTCAAGGAGGTGCTAACAGACAACAACCTAG gCCAGCGTCTTTTTGGGGAAACCATCCTGGGTCTGACCCAAGGCTCTGTGTCAGACCTGCTCTCTAGGCCCAAACCTTGGCACAAACTCAGCCTGAAAGGCAGGGAGCCGTTTGTCCGCATGCAGCTGTGGCTCAATGATCCTCACAATGTAGACAAGCTGAGGGCCATGAAGAAGTTGGAGAAGAAAG ATATCACTGTCTTCCCTCCAGCCTATCTGAAAAGGCGCTACGGGCTGCTGAGCACTGGCTCGGACAGCGACTCACCCAGTACTCGTTCCGAGTGTGTGAGTCCAGCCTTGGTCTCGCTGGACCTGTGCCCTTACAGCCAGGTGAAGAAGGCCCGGGTGGTGCTGGGAGCTGAGGAGAAGGAAGCCTTGAGGAAGGCCTACCTGCTGGAGCCCTACCCCTCCCAGAACACGATCGAGATGCTGGCCTCCCAGCTCAACCTAAAGACCAACACTGTCATCAACTGGTTCCACAACTACAG GTCCAGGATGCGACGGGAGGTGCTGATGGAGGGTCTGCCAGACAATGATACAGATGCTGAGCACCACAGCTACTCCCCCTCGGTGACGCGGAGCCCCCACtctgatggagaggagaggaggctgcagaAGCCCTCAGGACACATCCACTCCAGCCTTCCTCTCAGCGCCAACACAGCACTGCCTCACGTCAAACAGGAAGCAATAGACAGGGAAGACGAGGGGGAAGACGTAAAGGAGGGCTCCCTGAAACAGTCAAGAGTTCAGTGTTTTTCTACAGCAGGACCATTCCCGCAGCTGAAAAGTGAGCACGAGGACAACGCTGGCTGTCGTGAGACCCACTTGGCTAACCAGAGCCTGAGGCACGAAGAGGGGGTGAGCAGCCAAGCTCAAGGGCTCTACCCGGGCGCAGTCTCCATAGATGGACCCCAAAGAGCCAGTCAGTCCAGGCATGAGGGGGAAGATGCTGGAAAGTCACCCGTTGACCCAGTCAGCTTCAAGGCTTCGTCAGAGCCCTGCCGTAGCAGCCTGGAAGTCTCCCTGAACTCCCCCTCTGCTGCATCCTCACCCGGCCTCATGATGTCAGTCTCCCccatcccttcctcctctgctcccatATCGCCCTCGCTGCCCAATCCGCCCTCAACAAGCACCAATCATAGCCTGGACCCTAACCAGATCCCTCCCTTCCAAAGCCCCAAACTCAACAGAAGCACTCTGAGACGCAATGAAAAAATGGCCAACCTCAATAACATCATCCATAGGCTAGAGAGAGCAGCCAACCGAGAAGAAACACTGGAATGGGAGTTTTAA